A genome region from Gambusia affinis linkage group LG24, SWU_Gaff_1.0, whole genome shotgun sequence includes the following:
- the LOC122827335 gene encoding NACHT, LRR and PYD domains-containing protein 12-like isoform X2 produces the protein MYKDEESDLKPVVEILESSVSKVKILRLDLCSLSETSWTSLFSALKSKPTHLTELDLTRTNLEDSVVKDLCGFLQTEGCRLETLRLWRCRLSKISCDYLASALKSNSLHLKELNLYGNNLKDSDVQQLKDLVDDLK, from the exons ATGTATAAAGATGAAGAATCTGATCTGAAGCCTGTGGTTGAGATCCTGGAGAGTTCAGTCAGTAAAGTGAAGATtctgag attggatctctgcagtttgtcagagaccagctggacttctctgttctcagctctgaagtccaaaccgacccatctgacagaactggacctgacCAGAACCAACCTGGAAGATTCTGTAGTGaaggatctctgtggttttctacagactgaaggctgcagactggagacattgag attgtgGAGATGCAGGTTGTCAAAGATCAGCTGTGATTATTTGgcttcagctctgaagtccaacagCCTCCATCTGAAAGAACTGAACCTGTATGGAAACAACCTGAAGGATTcagatgttcagcagctgaaggatcTTGTAGATGATCTAAa gtga
- the LOC122827335 gene encoding ribonuclease inhibitor-like isoform X1 has product MYKDEESDLKPVVEILESSVSKVKILRLDLCSLSETSWTSLFSALKSKPTHLTELDLTRTNLEDSVVKDLCGFLQTEGCRLETLRFHHCSLSETSWTSLFSALKSKPTHLTGLDLNRTNLKDSVVKDLCGFLQTEGCRLETLRYFNNIIIDISVNNYL; this is encoded by the exons ATGTATAAAGATGAAGAATCTGATCTGAAGCCTGTGGTTGAGATCCTGGAGAGTTCAGTCAGTAAAGTGAAGATtctgag attggatctctgcagtttgtcagagaccagctggacttctctgttctcagctctgaagtccaaaccgacccatctgacagaactggacctgacCAGAACCAACCTGGAAGATTCTGTAGTGaaggatctctgtggttttctacagactgaaggctgcagactggagacattgag atttcatcactgcagtttgtcagagaccagctggacttctctgttctcggctctgaagtccaaaccgaCCCATCTGACAGGACTGGACCTGAACAGAACCAACCTGAAAGATTCTGTAGTGaaggatctctgtggttttctacagactgaaggctgcagactggagacattgaggtattttaataatataattattgatatttcagtgaataattatttataa